In Armatimonadota bacterium, the genomic stretch AATTGGGACGCCGATAGGGTTGACAACATCAAGTCGCTACGGGCGGCGGATCGCGGAGGCTTCCAACTGTTGCTAGACCTGATGTGGCCTCACTCCGGCAGCCGATGATCCATTTTATCGCGCTTGGTCGCCATGTACCGTTCGCGGTGCTCGTCGGGTTCGGCGATGATGGGGACGTACTCGGTGATCTCAAGTCCGTAGCCCATGAGACCAGCGCGTTTGGCGGGGTTGTTGGTCATCAGCTTGATCTTTCGGATTCCGAGGTCGGCCAGGAGCTGGGCGCCGAGGGAGTAGTCGCGGGCGTCGGCCTTGAAGCCGAGAGCGAGGTTGGCTTCGACGGTGTCCATTCCCTGATCTTGAAGTTCGTAGGCCTTTAACTTGGGAATGAGGCCGATTCCGCGCCCTTCCTGTTGGATGTATACCACGACTCCGCGCCCTTCTGCTTCGATCTTTTGAAGAGCTTGCTCAAGCTGCTCGCCGCAATCGCAGCGGAGCGATCCGAGGAGGTCACCCGTCAGGCAGCTTGAGTGCATTCGGACGAGAACTGGTTCTTCGGTGCAGACGTCTCCTTTGACGATGGCGACGTACGGGTCGCGCTCGACGGTCGGCTCGTAGGCGTAGAGCTTGAAGTGACCGTGTTTAGTTGGGAAGTCGATTGGGCCAGCCGCGCGCTGGATAAGGATTTCTTGGTGGCGGCGATAGGCGATGAGGTCGGCAATGGTGACAATCTTAAGATCGTGCTGCTCAGCGAAGGGGACCATATCGTCGAGGCGCATCATTGTTCCGTCTTCGTTGAGAATCTCACAGCCGACTCCGGCGGCTTTGAATCCGGCGAGTTTGCACAGATCGACGATGGCTTCCGTGTGTCCGGCGCGAACGAGCACTCCACCTTCTTCGGCCCGGAGCGGGATGATGTGGCCGGGTCTTCCTAAGTCACTTGGTTTGGCGTTGTCGTTGACGAAGACGGCGGCAGTCAGGGCCCGGTCTCCGGCGGAGACGCCCGTGGTGGCGCCGTGAATCGCGTCAACTGTCTCGGCCATGGCGGTTCCGTGGCGAGCGGTGTTCTGCTTGGTCATCATCGGGATTCCAAGCTCAGCGAGGCGCTGGGCCGTGGTTGGGATGAACGGAACTCCGCGCCCGTGGCGGATCATGAAGTTCATGATCTCGGTGGTACATGTCTCAGCGGCAACCACCAAATCCCCTTCGTTCTCGCGGTCGGGGTCATCGACCACGATAATCATCTTGCCCGCTTTCAGTTCTTCCAGGGCTTCGGGGATGGAGGCAAACACGCTCACATGTATAGTTTACGTCTAGTTCGGGTTGGGAGTTCGTCCGAACAACCCCCTCTCCACCAGTGGAGAGGGGCAGGGGGTGAGGAAAAGGCACGCTCTACCCGCCGGCCCAAAGCCAAACCCCACCCGAGAAGCGTCCGATCCCGCCGCGTTCGCTCTAGGATCAGCCTCTCCCCGGGTCCCGTGCCCCTTGGCGGGTGGAACTGCAACAGCGATTAACTCGGGACATCCTCGTTGCGCTCGTAAAGCTCGAAAAGTATTCTGTAGCAGCGACAGGCTGTAGTTCTCCGTAGTCGCAGGGTTTTGCGATTCCCATCAGTACGTTTCATCACTTCATCCCATGCAGAAAGTTCATCAGGAGAAAGTGAATTTCTATCCAGGCCATCCAAAATGAGGAGAGCTTGTTTGAGACGAACATTGACTGGGTCACCATTTGTTACAAGCTCATAAATCGCTTGAGAAAGCTTTCCTGCCCAGTAGCGATTCACGATTAAACGCCGCTCGAAGTGGGCTTTGCTGGTTCAGGAAACAGCGGACCAGGCTCCAGTATGTCAGGGGCTTGAGCTTTTATGGACTTGAGAAGGTCTGCCGCGTTGAAAGACCAAATTGTCCCATCCACAAACCGCACTGTGCGAACGTAAATGAATGCCGTATAGGTGTGTGCACCCGAGGCAAGCGAACTAGATCCGTCAGAGTCTTTCTCACCGGGCTTTAGAGGTTCGTACTTCGCACTGTTGTGTCCTGGCAAAACGCTCCGTCCTCCAGTGATCGACCTGTTAAAAGGGTCAAATTTGACGGTCACCAATTCGAAGGCAAGCACGTCTTTGTCACCAGAATTCGACCAACTGAATTCCGAGATGAACTTACTAGTGCCGTTTGTAAATTTGAACGATTCGATCTTCACAGCTGGGCAGATGTTAGCAATCAATGCTCTGCGAGTCGGATAGTCAAACTGTTGTGCGTGTGCTAAACCAACAAATTGGATGGCGAACCCTAGAAAGAGAAACTTTCTCATAACAGCAGTATGAGTAAAGTGACTTAACGATAGCAACAGTTCACAATGTTGGTGGGACTAAGCCTCGCTCAAGATATCCTTGATCCGCTCCGCCAGCCCCGTTGTCAGTGTCGGAACCGCCGCAATTTCCGTCACCGATGCCCGCCGAATCCCCTCGATCGAGCCAAACGTGCGCAGCAACAACCGCTTCCGACGGGGACCAACGCCTGGAATCTCGTCCAAGGTCGAGCCGTTCATGCGTTTATCCCGAATCTTGCGGTGGAACGTCAAAGCAAACCGGTGCGCCTCATCCCGAAGGCGACGCAGAAGCATCAACCCCGGCGAGTTCAGGGGCAGAATGACCTCGCGATAGTCGTACTCCGGCAGAGCCTTTGTTCCAGCCTCAGAGAAGACGGGTGCAGATTTCGTCTTGTAGAGAGCCACCATCTCTTCCATTGATCGCTTCACCGGGATATCCTCGCCTTCGGCTTCGTACTGCCAGGCACCCGGATTCTTCGGAACCGGGATGAAGAGCACTTCTTGCTTCTTGGCGAGGCCCACCATCGGCACTGTGAGACCAAGTTGGTCTCGGGCACGCAGAGCCGCCGCGAGCTGCCCCTTTCCGCCGTCAATCATGAACAAATCGGG encodes the following:
- the ribA gene encoding GTP cyclohydrolase II; protein product: MSVFASIPEALEELKAGKMIIVVDDPDRENEGDLVVAAETCTTEIMNFMIRHGRGVPFIPTTAQRLAELGIPMMTKQNTARHGTAMAETVDAIHGATTGVSAGDRALTAAVFVNDNAKPSDLGRPGHIIPLRAEEGGVLVRAGHTEAIVDLCKLAGFKAAGVGCEILNEDGTMMRLDDMVPFAEQHDLKIVTIADLIAYRRHQEILIQRAAGPIDFPTKHGHFKLYAYEPTVERDPYVAIVKGDVCTEEPVLVRMHSSCLTGDLLGSLRCDCGEQLEQALQKIEAEGRGVVVYIQQEGRGIGLIPKLKAYELQDQGMDTVEANLALGFKADARDYSLGAQLLADLGIRKIKLMTNNPAKRAGLMGYGLEITEYVPIIAEPDEHRERYMATKRDKMDHRLPE